In a genomic window of Lycium ferocissimum isolate CSIRO_LF1 chromosome 9, AGI_CSIRO_Lferr_CH_V1, whole genome shotgun sequence:
- the LOC132029316 gene encoding uncharacterized protein LOC132029316 isoform X2: protein MRYWNSDDFKKISAINKKNRMSSNNEEGPSLHTGGSVAFAEYRRRHELTGEDLRSDELYMKTHKTKNEKKWICGKSERIWNSVTKNIKEKVGETSTLRNEDGLEVDDGDLERNTTADGEGEGEETNEDNDVNLLKTIPEEQLLKTWIETVGRTKKGRIYGLGLKNSLLADSSNANCASAGAPNPPNVPTEQIFETPEFPQLLNRVLKQRMVIVRERMQTDIRENMEAEVYVVVCLCCGSDSWFHSSTTTKWLWFSPKQILDDLCY from the exons ATGCGATATTGGAACTCTGAcgattttaagaaaatttcagcAATCAACAAGAAGAATAGAATGTCATCTAATAATGAAGAAGGTCCTTCCTTACATACTGGAGGATCAGTTGCATTTGCTGAGTACAGAAGACGACAT GAACTAACTGGGGAAGATCTTCGAAGTGATGAATTGTATATGAAGACTCACAAAACAAAAAACGAAAAGAAGTGGATATGTGGGAAGTCAGAAAGGATATGG aATTCAGTTACAAAGAATATTAAGGAGAAGGTTGGTGAAACTTCAACACTAAGGAATGAAGATGGTCTTGAAGTAGATGATGGAGACCTGGAGAGAAACACGACAGCAGATGGAGAAGGGGAAGGAGAAGAAACAAACGAAGACAATGATGTGAATTTGTTGAAAACTATACCGGAGGAGCAACTACTGAAAACTTGGATAGAAACAGTTGGACgaacaaaaaaaggaagaatataTGGTCTTGGCCTCAAAAATTCTTTGCTGGCAGATTCATCGAATGCTAACTGTGCGTCCGCTGGTGCTCCTAATCCTCCAAATGTGCCTACCGAACAAATTTTTGAAACACCAGAGTTTCCACAGCTTCTTAATCGTGTACTGAAGCAACGTATGGTGATTGTGCGGGAACGTATGCAAACGGATATTCGGGAAAATATGGAAGCTGAAGTATATGTCGTGGTTTGTCTTTGCTGTGGCTCGGATTCTTGGTTTCACTCCTCAACCACCACCAAATGGCTCTGGTTCTCCCCCAAACAAATCTTAGATGATTTATGttattga
- the LOC132029316 gene encoding uncharacterized protein LOC132029316 isoform X1 translates to MRYWNSDDFKKISAINKKNRMSSNNEEGPSLHTGGSVAFAEYRRRHKELTGEDLRSDELYMKTHKTKNEKKWICGKSERIWNSVTKNIKEKVGETSTLRNEDGLEVDDGDLERNTTADGEGEGEETNEDNDVNLLKTIPEEQLLKTWIETVGRTKKGRIYGLGLKNSLLADSSNANCASAGAPNPPNVPTEQIFETPEFPQLLNRVLKQRMVIVRERMQTDIRENMEAEVYVVVCLCCGSDSWFHSSTTTKWLWFSPKQILDDLCY, encoded by the exons ATGCGATATTGGAACTCTGAcgattttaagaaaatttcagcAATCAACAAGAAGAATAGAATGTCATCTAATAATGAAGAAGGTCCTTCCTTACATACTGGAGGATCAGTTGCATTTGCTGAGTACAGAAGACGACAT AAGGAACTAACTGGGGAAGATCTTCGAAGTGATGAATTGTATATGAAGACTCACAAAACAAAAAACGAAAAGAAGTGGATATGTGGGAAGTCAGAAAGGATATGG aATTCAGTTACAAAGAATATTAAGGAGAAGGTTGGTGAAACTTCAACACTAAGGAATGAAGATGGTCTTGAAGTAGATGATGGAGACCTGGAGAGAAACACGACAGCAGATGGAGAAGGGGAAGGAGAAGAAACAAACGAAGACAATGATGTGAATTTGTTGAAAACTATACCGGAGGAGCAACTACTGAAAACTTGGATAGAAACAGTTGGACgaacaaaaaaaggaagaatataTGGTCTTGGCCTCAAAAATTCTTTGCTGGCAGATTCATCGAATGCTAACTGTGCGTCCGCTGGTGCTCCTAATCCTCCAAATGTGCCTACCGAACAAATTTTTGAAACACCAGAGTTTCCACAGCTTCTTAATCGTGTACTGAAGCAACGTATGGTGATTGTGCGGGAACGTATGCAAACGGATATTCGGGAAAATATGGAAGCTGAAGTATATGTCGTGGTTTGTCTTTGCTGTGGCTCGGATTCTTGGTTTCACTCCTCAACCACCACCAAATGGCTCTGGTTCTCCCCCAAACAAATCTTAGATGATTTATGttattga
- the LOC132032006 gene encoding probable E3 ubiquitin-protein ligase RHB1A, with the protein MSEYLETRTYYYDPVMDIDVNGGDPIVDDEEQETCAICLLEYKDENTISTLQCGHEFHSGCIKKWLQRKKSCPFCRASFLVTLRGYPESLQIIMSEFSTHPVPYHVSEIDSILTCAE; encoded by the exons ATGTCTGAATATTTGGAAACAAGAACATATTATTATGATCCTGTTATGGATATAGATGTTAATGGAGGTGATCCAATTGTTGATGATGAGGAACAAGAAACATGTGCCATTTGTTTACTTGAATATAAAGATGAAAACACCATTAGCACACTTCAATGTGGCCATGAATTTCACTCTGGATGCATCAAGAAGTGGCTGCAGAGGAAAAAATCATGTCCCTTTTGTAGAGCTTCA tttcttgtaacTTTGAGAGGATATCCAGAATCATTGCAGATTATCATGTCAGAATTTTCTACACATCCAGTTCCTTATCATGTTTCTGAGATTGATAGCATTTTAACTTGTGccgaataa
- the LOC132032007 gene encoding uncharacterized protein LOC132032007, which yields MVHFSSLLIVDSCCLVSGSSDQLSGLVVSLFVSLYKGLPTLARPSLTVDYFMTRFTFEDEEFIEEEEEEEEEFANDISESVLDDEEFIEEGEEEEEESANDISESILDDEEIIEEEEEEEEEFEVEISENLETRTRMEFAHCMDIDQQQPPHIPSGTIDEVLPTRARAPRMRVSNNYVRHTIQLPELILDSDTYGYGDEVDEEDEEI from the exons ATGGTGCACTTTTCTAGTTTATTGATAGTGGATAGTTGTTGCTTAGTTAGTGGTAGTAGTGATCAACTTAGTGGATTAGTGGTTAGTTTATTTGTAAGCCTATATAAAGGCT TGCCCACATTGGCTAGACCTTCACTGACCGTTGATTATTTCATGACTCGCTTTACGTTTGAGGATGAAGAATTtatagaagaagaggaagaggaggaagaggaaTTTGCGAATGACATATCCGAGTCGGTTCTTGATGATGAAGAATTTATAGAAGAAGGggaagaggaggaagaggaaTCTGCGAATGACATATCCGAGTCGATTCTTGATGATGAAGAAAttatagaagaagaagaggaggaagaagaagagtttgaagttgaaatatctgagaatttggaaacaagaacaagaatggAGTTTGCTCATTGTATGGATATTGATCAGCAACAGCCGCCTCATATTCCAAGTGGAACAATCGACGAAGTGCTTCCTACACGAGCTAGGGCGCCTCGAATGCGTGTCAGTAATAACTACGTTCGTCACACAATTCAACTCCCAGAATTGATTCTTGATAGTGATACCTATGGCTATGGTGATGAagttgatgaagaagatgaagaaatataa